A window of Bacteroidota bacterium contains these coding sequences:
- a CDS encoding VOC family protein → MTKSKLQEMHNMGIVVLSLDKAIAFFEEIGLMLEGRMMVEGEWAGRVTGLRNQSVEIAMMVTPDDHSRLELSRFIHPHTIGDHRTSPVNALGYLRLMFRVDHLDELLLRLQQHGAELVGEVVQFGDTYRLCYIRGVEGLLIGLAEQLGDKTATDILDNS, encoded by the coding sequence ATGACAAAAAGTAAATTACAAGAAATGCACAATATGGGAATTGTGGTTTTGTCGTTAGATAAGGCTATTGCTTTTTTCGAAGAAATAGGACTAATGCTGGAAGGGCGTATGATGGTAGAAGGGGAATGGGCGGGACGAGTTACAGGATTAAGGAATCAGTCGGTGGAGATAGCCATGATGGTGACTCCCGATGACCATAGCCGGCTTGAACTTTCTCGTTTTATACATCCTCACACCATTGGAGACCACAGAACTTCACCGGTAAACGCACTTGGCTATCTGCGCTTGATGTTTAGAGTTGATCATCTTGACGAATTGCTATTAAGGTTGCAACAGCATGGTGCAGAACTGGTTGGGGAAGTAGTTCAATTTGGGGACACTTACCGGCTTTGCTACATTCGTGGTGTAGAAGGACTTCTGATTGGATTAGCGGAGCAACTGGGTGATAAAACAGCAACGGATATTTTGGACAATTCTTGA
- a CDS encoding type II toxin-antitoxin system RelE/ParE family toxin, which produces MINSFGDKDSKKIWEGEREKGLSTEIQEIARRKLRMLNNSQDLNDLLIPPSNRLEKLKGNYKDFYSIRINNQWRIIFKWYNGNANEVKIIDYH; this is translated from the coding sequence ATGATTAATTCTTTTGGAGACAAAGACTCAAAGAAAATTTGGGAAGGTGAACGAGAGAAAGGCTTGTCGACAGAGATTCAGGAAATTGCTAGACGTAAACTGAGAATGCTCAACAATTCACAAGATCTTAATGATTTGCTGATACCTCCTTCGAACCGACTAGAAAAGTTAAAAGGAAATTATAAAGACTTCTATTCCATCCGAATTAACAATCAATGGCGAATTATTTTTAAATGGTATAATGGTAACGCAAACGAAGTAAAAATTATTGATTATCACTAA
- a CDS encoding VOC family protein, with protein sequence MAKVSIYLNFQGKTEEAFNFYKKVFKNEFSAPIMRMGDMPAPEGMPPLSEADKSKVMHVALPTLNGVEIMGTDNLESMGHHTKIGNNTTISLEPDTREETERLFKLLSEGATDLAPLAEQFWGALWGCCLDKYGIRWMFNFPLKK encoded by the coding sequence ATGGCAAAAGTATCCATCTATTTAAATTTCCAAGGCAAAACAGAGGAAGCATTTAACTTTTACAAAAAAGTTTTCAAAAATGAATTTTCAGCACCAATTATGCGAATGGGCGATATGCCGGCACCCGAAGGTATGCCTCCACTTTCAGAAGCAGACAAAAGTAAAGTGATGCATGTTGCTTTACCCACTTTAAATGGGGTTGAAATTATGGGAACCGATAATTTGGAAAGCATGGGACATCATACAAAAATTGGAAACAATACTACTATTAGCCTTGAGCCCGATACAAGAGAAGAAACAGAGCGATTATTTAAATTATTATCAGAAGGAGCTACTGATTTAGCGCCCCTGGCAGAACAATTTTGGGGAGCACTTTGGGGCTGCTGTTTAGATAAATATGGTATAAGATGGATGTTTAATTTTCCTTTGAAAAAATAA
- a CDS encoding T9SS type A sorting domain-containing protein, translating into MKKILLLLLCVFGIFNAQAQFINGITVHPANPTNSDQIKILVDMSFPSGGCSDHQQFYSANGNNLSASALHCLGPLTVICNYTDTFNVGQLAAGNYTFFFNVNIGGGPSPCSPGIVPGPSDSLPFVVSQAAAINELSDQNISIKYNSLQKKINLSFNSPIAKGKATIYSITGQMLQTEGLTFPSQSIAVDKLQAGLYLLEITGNKGKLTKRLVIQE; encoded by the coding sequence ATGAAAAAAATATTACTCCTTCTGCTTTGCGTTTTTGGAATTTTTAATGCACAGGCACAATTTATAAATGGGATAACTGTGCATCCCGCAAATCCGACCAACAGTGATCAAATAAAAATTTTAGTAGATATGAGTTTTCCTTCGGGAGGCTGCAGTGACCACCAGCAATTTTATTCCGCCAATGGTAACAATTTGTCTGCATCTGCGCTGCATTGCTTAGGTCCGCTGACAGTAATTTGCAATTACACCGATACATTTAATGTAGGTCAATTGGCTGCCGGGAATTATACATTTTTCTTTAATGTTAATATCGGCGGGGGGCCCTCTCCTTGCTCTCCAGGAATTGTTCCCGGACCTTCTGATTCGCTTCCTTTTGTGGTGAGTCAAGCTGCTGCAATAAATGAACTATCTGACCAAAATATTTCGATTAAATACAATTCCCTTCAAAAGAAAATCAACCTCAGTTTCAATAGTCCTATAGCTAAAGGAAAAGCAACTATCTATTCCATCACAGGACAAATGTTGCAAACTGAAGGACTTACTTTTCCGAGCCAAAGTATAGCTGTTGATAAATTACAAGCCGGTTTGTACCTCCTCGAAATTACCGGCAACAAAGGTAAATTGACTAAGCGACTTGTGATTCAGGAGTAA
- a CDS encoding HigA family addiction module antidote protein: protein MKKLKNIHPGEILKEEFLVPLEISAYRLSLDIGIPQTRVSAIMKGNRRITADTALRLSKYFGNSAKFWLGLQDDFDIEEEKVQKKAELKAIKQCTRNAA, encoded by the coding sequence ATGAAAAAGCTAAAAAACATTCACCCCGGAGAAATTCTTAAGGAGGAGTTTTTAGTACCTCTCGAAATTAGCGCTTATAGACTCTCCTTAGACATTGGGATTCCGCAAACTCGTGTATCTGCAATCATGAAGGGAAACAGAAGAATTACAGCAGACACCGCACTTAGACTTTCTAAATATTTTGGGAATTCTGCAAAATTCTGGCTTGGACTTCAAGACGATTTTGACATTGAAGAAGAAAAAGTTCAGAAAAAGGCTGAATTAAAAGCGATAAAGCAGTGCACTCGCAACGCAGCATAA